A single region of the Syntrophotaleaceae bacterium genome encodes:
- a CDS encoding glycosyltransferase family 1 protein, producing MRIVLDLQACQTSSRFRGIGRYSLSLAKAVARNPGPHEVWLALNGFLGDTVMPLRQAFDGLVPPERILVYSVPGPMAENEPANRWRARASELVREQALADIAPDFVHIASHFEGWIDDAVTSIGALDAGMATAATFYDLIPLKHAETHLGSAPHKEWYLRKLDSLKKAELFLAISDYSRFEAISTLEIPSDRVVNISAGVDEKFRKLQIPETERNELFRRYGIFRPFLLYTGNLDPHKNLQGAIKAFAALSREVRRAHQLVIVSQMDGRNRGKLQKLVKSLGMGESEVILTGFVPESDLVRLYNLCKVFVFPSLYEGFGLPALEAMACGAPTIGSNATSIPEVIGRNDALFDPTSTKSMADAMQQVLMDEGFRESLRVHACSRSSRFSWDAVAQRAVEAMEDKAKTGLSSKRYSLQVTADARYAALLQKIPLFSSALHPADFDLRSLAASISLNDCSQSKRQILVDVSALAVRDAKTGIQRVVRSILGHLLADPPPGFIIEPVYGADCGFYRYAHRFLRGFQGLDHDLGEDFPVDARRGDIFLGLDLSAHLFPVFRPVLENFQRVGVKSCFLVYDLIPVLYPHWFPKGMSAVFSNWLEAVSAHADSLLCISASVADEVRQWLQRKRVDRTDLNIGYFHLGADIDNSVPTRGVPDNAEKELKRLSDSPTFLMVGTIEPRKSHAQVVAAFEKLWASGVEANLVIVGKAGWNMEPFTESLHGHPERGKRLHWMEGISDEYLERVYRISSALIAASEAEGFGLPLIEAAQHKLPVIARDIPVFREVAGEHAFYFNGRSPEELARALRDWMALDQVDSIPRSDSLPWMTWRQSTQQLLAFLLDPIGRQDNKQTDQEDYCHPGVSKVVS from the coding sequence ATGCGAATTGTTCTGGATCTTCAGGCCTGCCAGACATCCAGCCGATTCAGGGGAATCGGGCGCTATTCCCTGTCTCTTGCCAAAGCAGTTGCAAGAAACCCGGGGCCCCATGAGGTCTGGTTGGCGTTGAACGGCTTCCTGGGCGATACGGTCATGCCTCTTAGGCAGGCCTTTGACGGCCTGGTACCGCCTGAAAGGATCCTCGTCTATTCCGTTCCCGGACCGATGGCGGAAAATGAGCCCGCCAACAGGTGGCGGGCGCGTGCGTCCGAACTGGTTCGTGAACAGGCCCTGGCCGATATCGCTCCGGATTTTGTCCATATCGCCAGCCATTTTGAAGGGTGGATTGATGACGCTGTCACTTCCATAGGCGCTCTAGATGCCGGGATGGCAACGGCAGCAACCTTTTATGACCTGATCCCGCTGAAGCACGCGGAGACCCATTTGGGGTCAGCCCCTCATAAGGAGTGGTACTTACGCAAGCTGGACTCGCTGAAAAAGGCCGAGCTTTTCCTCGCCATCTCCGATTATTCGCGTTTCGAGGCGATTTCTACCCTTGAAATACCATCGGACCGGGTCGTCAACATTTCTGCCGGCGTGGACGAAAAATTCAGAAAACTGCAGATCCCGGAAACCGAAAGGAATGAGCTGTTCAGGCGCTACGGCATTTTTCGTCCTTTTCTGCTGTATACCGGGAATCTGGATCCTCATAAAAACCTGCAAGGGGCAATCAAGGCTTTTGCGGCACTGAGCCGGGAGGTAAGGCGAGCTCACCAATTGGTCATTGTCAGCCAGATGGATGGGCGGAATCGGGGGAAACTGCAGAAGCTGGTGAAGTCACTCGGGATGGGCGAATCAGAGGTGATCCTGACCGGATTCGTTCCTGAGTCCGATCTTGTTCGGCTTTACAATCTGTGCAAGGTTTTCGTGTTTCCCTCTCTGTATGAAGGGTTCGGTTTGCCGGCTCTTGAAGCTATGGCTTGTGGAGCCCCCACCATCGGCTCGAACGCAACAAGCATCCCCGAGGTTATCGGGAGAAATGATGCCCTGTTCGATCCGACTTCTACAAAGTCTATGGCCGATGCGATGCAGCAGGTTCTTATGGATGAAGGGTTCAGGGAGTCACTGCGCGTTCATGCCTGTTCGCGAAGCTCCAGATTTTCCTGGGATGCCGTCGCTCAACGTGCCGTCGAGGCGATGGAGGATAAGGCGAAAACCGGTCTTTCATCAAAAAGATACAGTCTGCAGGTAACAGCCGATGCCCGCTATGCGGCCCTGCTGCAAAAAATCCCGCTCTTTTCGAGTGCCCTGCACCCTGCAGATTTTGATTTGAGGTCACTGGCCGCCTCGATCAGTTTGAATGACTGCAGCCAGTCGAAGAGGCAAATTCTGGTCGATGTTTCGGCATTGGCTGTCCGTGATGCCAAAACCGGCATTCAGCGGGTCGTTCGGAGTATTCTGGGGCATCTCCTTGCCGATCCCCCTCCAGGATTCATCATTGAGCCGGTTTATGGCGCTGATTGCGGATTTTACCGCTATGCTCACCGTTTCCTGCGGGGATTTCAGGGGCTTGACCACGATCTCGGCGAAGACTTTCCCGTTGATGCGAGACGCGGAGACATCTTTCTGGGACTTGATCTTTCAGCCCATCTTTTTCCCGTCTTTCGGCCGGTTCTGGAAAATTTCCAACGAGTCGGCGTCAAATCCTGTTTCCTTGTATACGACCTGATTCCGGTTTTGTATCCCCACTGGTTCCCGAAAGGAATGTCGGCAGTTTTCTCCAACTGGTTGGAGGCGGTCAGCGCCCATGCGGATAGTCTGCTCTGCATTTCCGCATCTGTGGCTGACGAGGTTCGCCAGTGGCTCCAACGGAAGCGGGTCGACCGAACTGATCTGAATATCGGCTATTTCCATCTTGGTGCCGATATTGACAACAGTGTCCCTACACGAGGTGTGCCTGACAATGCCGAGAAGGAACTCAAACGGTTAAGCGACTCTCCGACATTTCTTATGGTGGGAACAATCGAACCGCGAAAGAGTCATGCTCAGGTGGTCGCCGCCTTTGAAAAACTCTGGGCTTCGGGTGTGGAGGCCAATCTCGTCATCGTCGGTAAGGCGGGGTGGAATATGGAACCCTTTACCGAAAGTCTGCACGGCCATCCAGAGCGTGGGAAAAGACTGCATTGGATGGAAGGGATAAGTGATGAATACCTGGAAAGGGTCTATCGAATTTCTTCGGCCTTGATCGCCGCTTCGGAGGCGGAGGGTTTTGGTTTGCCCCTTATCGAGGCCGCCCAGCACAAGCTTCCCGTTATTGCCCGTGACATCCCTGTGTTTCGCGAGGTTGCCGGTGAACATGCCTTCTATTTCAATGGACGGTCTCCAGAGGAACTTGCACGAGCACTTAGAGATTGGATGGCATTGGATCAGGTCGATTCGATCCCCCGTTCGGACAGCCTGCCCTGGATGACATGGCGGCAAAGCACTCAGCAGTTGTTGGCATTTCTGTTAGATCCGATAGGGCGTCAGGATAACAAGCAGACGGATCAGGAAGATTATTGTCACCCCGGTGTTTCGAAGGTTGTTTCGTAA
- a CDS encoding GDP-mannose 4,6-dehydratase yields the protein MKTVLVTGAAGFTGRFMTAALEQKNYHVIGLVHSTKGPGQGLPCDLTDAVAVAEAMREIKPDYVVHLAALSFVGHRDSEAFYRVNLFGTLHLLEALAALPVPPRKVLVASSANVYGTPAVEVIDESVCPAPVNHYANSKLAMEHMVRTWFDRLPILITRPFNYTGPGQAPVFLVPKIVEHFRRRSPTIELGNLDVSRDFSDVRDVVAAYAALLETDAVSETVNICRGEATPLRGIIDIMNRLAGYEIEVKVNPAFVRSKEISRLQGDNTRLKRLVGTVPSIPIQETLQWMLDAS from the coding sequence ATGAAAACAGTATTGGTGACAGGGGCTGCCGGTTTTACCGGCCGCTTTATGACAGCGGCACTTGAGCAGAAAAATTACCATGTGATCGGGCTGGTACACAGTACGAAAGGACCGGGACAAGGCTTACCCTGCGATCTGACGGATGCGGTGGCGGTCGCCGAGGCGATGCGCGAAATAAAGCCTGACTATGTTGTCCATCTGGCGGCGCTGTCCTTTGTGGGACACCGCGACAGCGAGGCGTTCTACCGTGTCAATCTGTTCGGGACGCTGCATCTGCTCGAGGCCCTGGCGGCGCTGCCGGTCCCGCCGCGCAAGGTGCTGGTGGCCAGCAGTGCGAACGTCTACGGCACGCCGGCCGTGGAGGTGATCGATGAGTCGGTCTGTCCCGCCCCGGTCAATCATTACGCCAACAGTAAACTGGCCATGGAGCACATGGTCAGGACCTGGTTCGACAGGCTCCCCATCCTGATCACCCGTCCCTTCAATTATACCGGTCCCGGCCAGGCGCCCGTCTTTCTGGTGCCGAAGATTGTCGAACACTTCCGGCGCCGATCTCCGACAATCGAATTGGGGAACCTTGACGTAAGCCGCGATTTCTCCGACGTGCGAGATGTCGTGGCCGCCTATGCCGCCCTGCTCGAAACCGATGCGGTTTCCGAAACTGTCAACATATGCCGAGGTGAGGCAACGCCTCTGCGGGGGATCATAGACATCATGAACCGTCTGGCGGGGTATGAAATCGAGGTCAAAGTCAATCCGGCTTTTGTTCGCTCCAAGGAAATATCGAGATTGCAGGGAGACAATACCAGGCTGAAGCGTCTGGTCGGTACTGTTCCCTCCATACCTATCCAGGAGACACTGCAATGGATGCTGGACGCATCCTGA
- a CDS encoding sugar transferase, with amino-acid sequence MLKQQASLFNKLSMWTDACVICVSLVLAYEIRKLFQGQLLPLYYYLWILVAVLPLWLHLFKRKGFYASIRRWSVFDIFTRLVNVHLFGSLLTSSLIYFVDRLRYSRGLHLSFLAVSFLLLFLEKVGIRLALGYYRKKGFNTRNILIVGTQEKARKFHNVIQDHADWGLAVIGFVQADETVALEIEGHKVLGKLPELLEICKAHSVDEVVFCIPKVLIVGVEDFLLDLQAMGMTVRMALDFYDSPKCKTGIDFFNGSFPVLTFHTKSLDAQQLLIKRIIDIMGSLCGLTVLAVLFPFVALAIKLDSAGPIFFGQERVGESGRIFKCWKLRSMYADAEERKKELMGQNEMNGAIFKIRNDPRVTRVGRFLRKTSIDELPQFWNVLKGDMSLVGTRPPTPEEVSHYENWHRRRISIKPGITGMWQVSGRNRIEDFDEIVRLDLCYIDKWTIWLDIRILIKTARAVLAGS; translated from the coding sequence ATGCTGAAACAACAGGCAAGTCTCTTCAACAAGCTCTCGATGTGGACCGATGCTTGTGTCATCTGTGTTTCACTGGTGCTGGCCTATGAAATCAGGAAACTGTTTCAGGGACAGCTTCTGCCGCTTTATTATTATCTCTGGATCCTGGTGGCCGTCCTCCCCCTTTGGCTTCATCTGTTCAAACGCAAGGGGTTCTATGCATCGATCCGGCGCTGGTCGGTTTTCGATATTTTCACCCGGCTGGTGAATGTCCATCTTTTCGGCAGCCTGCTGACCTCGTCCCTCATCTATTTCGTGGATCGTCTTCGATACAGCCGCGGCCTCCATCTGTCTTTTCTGGCGGTCTCCTTCCTGCTGCTTTTTCTGGAGAAGGTTGGCATTCGCCTGGCTCTGGGGTATTACAGGAAAAAAGGGTTCAATACCCGCAATATTCTGATCGTAGGTACTCAGGAGAAGGCCCGCAAGTTTCATAATGTCATCCAGGACCATGCGGACTGGGGGCTGGCCGTCATCGGATTTGTACAGGCGGATGAAACCGTTGCCCTTGAAATCGAGGGCCATAAGGTTTTGGGCAAACTTCCCGAACTGCTGGAGATCTGTAAAGCCCATTCCGTCGACGAGGTGGTGTTCTGCATCCCCAAAGTGCTGATCGTCGGTGTGGAGGATTTCTTGCTCGATCTCCAGGCCATGGGGATGACCGTGCGGATGGCGCTGGACTTTTACGATTCGCCCAAGTGCAAGACCGGTATCGATTTTTTCAACGGTTCATTTCCGGTGCTGACCTTTCACACCAAATCCCTGGATGCCCAGCAACTGCTGATCAAGAGAATCATCGATATCATGGGCTCTCTGTGCGGATTGACGGTCCTGGCCGTTCTTTTCCCTTTCGTCGCTCTGGCGATCAAGCTCGACTCGGCAGGGCCGATCTTTTTCGGGCAGGAGAGAGTTGGCGAGAGCGGTCGCATATTCAAGTGCTGGAAGCTTCGTTCCATGTATGCAGACGCCGAGGAGCGAAAAAAGGAACTGATGGGACAAAATGAAATGAACGGGGCCATCTTCAAGATCAGGAACGATCCGCGCGTGACCAGGGTCGGCAGGTTCCTGAGAAAAACCAGCATCGACGAACTGCCCCAATTCTGGAACGTGTTGAAAGGGGACATGAGCCTGGTCGGCACACGGCCGCCCACACCCGAGGAGGTGTCCCACTATGAAAACTGGCACCGCAGGAGGATCAGCATCAAGCCGGGGATCACCGGCATGTGGCAGGTCAGCGGCCGCAACCGGATCGAGGATTTCGACGAAATTGTTCGGCTGGATCTCTGCTATATCGACAAATGGACGATCTGGCTGGATATTCGTATTCTGATCAAAACGGCCAGGGCGGTGCTGGCCGGGTCCTGA
- a CDS encoding glycosyltransferase family 2 protein → MNTLLSFIIPVKDEEDSLAELADRIVQTVLTSCPDHGFELVFVDDGSTDRSWAVIRTISQSYPGCVQAFRFRRNLGKALALQAGFQCCRGDIVFTMDADLQDDPKEIPRFMAKLNDGYDLVSGWKKTRNDPLSKTLPSRLFNSVTAKVTGVRLKDFNCGFKCYRREVVENLFLYGELHRYIPVLAADLGYRVGEISVEHHPRLYGRSKYGWERYARGFIDLVTVMATTRWVNKPGHLFGGAGLVLGVVGGVSLSYLLVLWLLGERPIGSRPLLTFGVLTTIASLQMISLGIVTEFFIKQQGRDCLEKYVSEQLSSDQDEAA, encoded by the coding sequence ATGAATACCCTTTTGAGTTTCATCATTCCGGTCAAGGACGAAGAAGACAGCCTGGCCGAACTGGCGGACAGGATCGTGCAGACTGTTTTGACCTCCTGTCCGGATCACGGGTTCGAACTCGTCTTCGTGGACGATGGCAGTACAGATCGAAGCTGGGCGGTCATTCGAACGATTTCCCAAAGCTATCCAGGATGCGTGCAAGCCTTCCGGTTTCGAAGAAATCTCGGCAAGGCGCTTGCCTTACAGGCCGGGTTCCAATGCTGCCGCGGTGACATCGTTTTCACCATGGATGCCGACCTGCAGGATGATCCTAAAGAAATCCCGCGATTCATGGCCAAGCTGAACGATGGCTACGATCTGGTTTCTGGATGGAAGAAGACCCGCAACGATCCGCTGTCCAAAACTCTTCCGTCCCGATTGTTCAACAGTGTAACGGCAAAAGTCACCGGAGTGCGTCTCAAGGACTTCAATTGCGGATTCAAATGCTACCGCAGGGAGGTGGTCGAGAACCTCTTTCTGTACGGCGAACTGCACCGGTATATTCCGGTACTGGCCGCCGATCTTGGCTACAGGGTCGGCGAGATCTCTGTGGAACATCATCCTCGCTTATACGGCCGTTCCAAGTATGGCTGGGAGCGCTATGCGCGCGGGTTTATCGATCTGGTCACCGTTATGGCGACGACCCGCTGGGTCAATAAGCCCGGGCATCTGTTCGGTGGGGCCGGGCTGGTGCTGGGCGTAGTCGGAGGTGTGTCGCTCAGTTATCTTCTGGTGCTTTGGCTGCTGGGAGAGAGACCGATCGGAAGCAGACCCCTGCTCACCTTCGGAGTGCTCACCACGATCGCTTCGCTGCAGATGATTTCGCTGGGAATCGTGACCGAGTTCTTTATCAAACAGCAAGGCAGGGATTGCCTGGAAAAGTATGTTTCCGAGCAGCTGTCGTCAGACCAGGACGAGGCGGCCTGA
- a CDS encoding class I SAM-dependent methyltransferase, which translates to MNRESYLLYADEISSWLHAGRRKLISRVLSWHLPAGPASEREILEVGAGAGQNVDVLRNFGTVDVMEINPAGLERLRAAEGIRTVFDSGIPEDLPGRWDVICACDVIEHIEDDAAAVRWIFDRLKPGGLFFATVPAFPWLMSDHDRALGHFRRYDAATFDLLLPRHAIRLSGSYFNSYLFPLGVLSRAIWQFSNHWRNASAHQKQRIPTGALTEPLFRSILLRDVQALTPSSRRKWGMSYYLCAVNGCAAPDANRIWNSFPC; encoded by the coding sequence ATGAACCGTGAATCGTACCTTCTGTATGCCGATGAGATCTCGTCCTGGCTTCATGCCGGGCGCAGGAAGTTGATCTCCCGGGTCTTGTCCTGGCATCTTCCGGCCGGTCCTGCTTCTGAACGGGAAATTCTCGAGGTAGGAGCCGGTGCCGGACAGAATGTCGACGTCCTGCGTAATTTCGGAACGGTCGACGTGATGGAAATCAACCCCGCCGGCCTCGAACGACTGCGTGCGGCGGAAGGGATCCGAACGGTCTTCGATTCCGGTATTCCAGAGGATTTGCCGGGCAGGTGGGATGTGATATGCGCCTGCGACGTTATCGAACATATAGAGGACGACGCGGCAGCCGTTCGCTGGATCTTTGATAGACTGAAGCCCGGAGGACTTTTTTTCGCAACAGTGCCCGCCTTTCCATGGCTGATGTCAGACCATGATCGCGCCCTGGGCCATTTCCGGCGTTACGATGCGGCCACCTTCGATCTTCTGCTGCCAAGGCACGCAATTCGTCTCTCCGGGAGTTACTTCAACAGCTATCTGTTTCCTTTGGGGGTCCTGTCCAGAGCCATCTGGCAGTTTTCCAATCACTGGAGAAACGCCTCCGCTCACCAGAAGCAGAGGATTCCGACGGGCGCTTTGACTGAACCCCTGTTCCGGTCGATCCTTCTGCGCGACGTGCAGGCGTTGACTCCCTCGAGTCGAAGAAAATGGGGCATGTCCTATTACCTATGCGCTGTTAATGGCTGCGCGGCGCCGGATGCGAACAGAATCTGGAACAGTTTTCCATGCTGA
- the gmd gene encoding GDP-mannose 4,6-dehydratase, whose protein sequence is MSKKAFITGITGQDGAYLAELLLEKGYEVYGTYRRTSSVNFWRIEELGISGHPDLHLLEFDITDKSTSTRLIEKVHPAEVYNLAAQSFVGVSFEQPLATAKITGLGAVHLLEAIRIVDTKIRFYQASTSELYGKVQEIPQTEKTPFYPRSPYGVAKLYAHWMTINYREAYDIFGCCGILFNHESPLRGREFVTRKITDSIAKIKLGKLDILELGNLNAKRDWGYAKDYVEGMWRMLQAEKPDTYVLATSRSETVRDFVAMTCKAAGIRVRFEGEGEKEKGIDEATGKTIVAVNPKFYRPAEVDLLMGNPAKAKAELGWEAKTTLEELCLMMVEADLRRNRAGFSF, encoded by the coding sequence ATGTCCAAAAAAGCGTTCATTACCGGCATCACCGGTCAGGACGGTGCCTATCTGGCCGAACTGCTGTTGGAAAAGGGCTATGAAGTCTACGGCACCTACCGTCGCACCAGTTCCGTCAACTTCTGGCGTATCGAGGAACTGGGCATTTCAGGTCATCCCGACCTGCATTTGCTCGAGTTCGACATAACGGACAAATCCACCAGCACCCGTCTGATTGAAAAAGTGCATCCTGCCGAGGTCTACAATCTGGCCGCCCAAAGCTTTGTCGGTGTTTCCTTTGAGCAACCTCTGGCTACGGCCAAGATTACCGGCCTGGGAGCCGTCCATCTGCTCGAGGCGATCCGTATTGTCGATACGAAAATCCGGTTTTACCAGGCATCGACTTCGGAACTTTACGGCAAGGTGCAGGAGATTCCCCAGACAGAAAAAACCCCCTTTTATCCCCGCAGCCCTTACGGTGTGGCCAAGCTTTACGCCCACTGGATGACCATCAACTATCGCGAAGCCTACGACATCTTCGGTTGTTGCGGTATCCTTTTCAATCACGAGTCACCCTTGCGCGGCCGGGAATTCGTGACGCGCAAAATCACGGACAGTATCGCCAAAATCAAACTGGGCAAACTTGACATTCTCGAACTGGGCAATTTAAATGCGAAGCGGGACTGGGGTTACGCCAAGGACTATGTCGAAGGCATGTGGCGCATGCTCCAGGCTGAAAAACCGGATACCTACGTTCTGGCGACCAGCCGCTCCGAAACGGTCCGCGATTTTGTCGCCATGACCTGCAAGGCCGCCGGGATACGGGTGAGGTTCGAAGGGGAAGGGGAGAAGGAAAAGGGTATCGATGAGGCCACCGGCAAAACCATCGTGGCCGTCAATCCCAAATTTTATCGACCCGCCGAGGTCGACCTGTTAATGGGGAACCCGGCCAAAGCCAAGGCCGAACTTGGCTGGGAGGCGAAAACCACCCTGGAAGAGCTCTGCCTGATGATGGTTGAGGCCGATCTGCGACGCAACCGGGCCGGGTTTTCCTTTTAG
- a CDS encoding class I SAM-dependent methyltransferase, producing MKAANGLKEDGIVAGNNYNKYGSRNPVVKTIMAGFSHALMQLVDKSSPKSIHDVGCGEGFWVLEWARQGRNVRGTDFSSAVIDLAKKNAIEHGLEEILFETRSIYDLDPSRDSADLIVCIEVLEHLHDPETALERLQSVVDRHLIVSVPHEPVWRLLNIVRGKYLDSMGNTPGHVQHWSRGGFVQMISKYFEVVEVKKPLPWTMLLCQSRV from the coding sequence ATGAAGGCGGCCAATGGTTTGAAAGAGGATGGTATCGTTGCAGGCAATAACTACAATAAATATGGATCCAGGAATCCTGTTGTAAAAACAATTATGGCAGGATTTTCACATGCCCTTATGCAGTTGGTGGACAAGTCATCACCCAAATCAATTCATGATGTGGGGTGCGGGGAAGGGTTTTGGGTTTTGGAATGGGCCAGGCAGGGGAGAAATGTCCGTGGAACCGATTTTTCCTCGGCTGTCATTGATCTGGCAAAGAAAAATGCAATTGAACATGGATTAGAAGAAATTTTATTTGAAACTCGGAGTATCTATGATCTGGATCCATCCAGGGACAGTGCTGATCTGATTGTATGCATTGAGGTGCTCGAACATTTGCATGATCCGGAAACCGCATTGGAAAGGCTTCAATCTGTTGTCGACAGGCATTTGATTGTCAGTGTGCCTCACGAGCCTGTCTGGCGTCTGTTGAATATTGTCAGAGGAAAATATCTCGACAGCATGGGCAACACGCCCGGACATGTTCAGCATTGGTCCAGAGGCGGTTTCGTGCAGATGATCTCAAAATATTTCGAGGTGGTTGAAGTTAAAAAGCCACTGCCATGGACCATGTTGTTATGCCAATCGCGGGTTTGA
- a CDS encoding glycosyltransferase family 1 protein: MRIGLSTTTIEPAVNGGHLDGIGVYTTRLGEGFSGRGHLVEGRSFPSLLQPALKNHFVKGRPFPYPFQVMSAVALLSGGCFRSAPDVDVFHVTDYRVLPMRCPLVATLHDAIPLRHPEMANARLRGLKNFVQKSMARFADHVITLSQYTVPDLMEFYRIPESRISVVPCGVDSKWLEPVDAEAKKTVLKRRQLEPGYFLFVGTFQPRKNIERILAAYGRLPANLRKHRKLVLVGRGGWGCEALIESIRGSARNGQVVWLNDVNSMEELRFLYSGAGIFLFPSLYEGYGIPVLEAFASAVPVITSNTTSLPEVSGGAAVEINPESLDDLVSAMAWLATDEAERSRRIAAGVRRARGLTWNHTVEGTLKVYQKLL; this comes from the coding sequence ATGCGTATCGGATTGTCAACAACTACAATTGAGCCGGCAGTCAACGGAGGTCACCTTGACGGCATCGGAGTCTATACCACTCGCCTCGGTGAAGGTTTCTCGGGCCGCGGACATCTGGTGGAAGGGAGATCCTTTCCCAGCCTGTTGCAACCGGCTCTCAAAAACCATTTTGTCAAGGGACGGCCGTTCCCATACCCCTTTCAGGTCATGTCCGCGGTCGCTCTGCTGAGCGGTGGATGTTTCCGTTCGGCCCCTGATGTGGACGTTTTTCACGTGACCGATTACCGGGTTTTGCCGATGCGGTGCCCCCTTGTGGCCACCCTGCACGATGCCATTCCCCTGCGGCACCCGGAAATGGCCAATGCCCGGTTGCGAGGGCTCAAGAATTTCGTCCAGAAGTCGATGGCCCGATTCGCGGACCATGTGATCACGCTTTCCCAGTACACCGTTCCGGATCTCATGGAGTTTTACCGCATTCCCGAATCGCGGATTTCCGTGGTTCCCTGCGGGGTCGACAGCAAGTGGCTGGAACCTGTCGATGCCGAGGCAAAAAAAACGGTTCTGAAAAGGCGTCAACTGGAACCCGGCTATTTCCTGTTCGTCGGAACTTTTCAACCGAGAAAAAATATCGAGCGGATTCTCGCAGCCTATGGCCGTTTGCCGGCAAACCTCCGCAAGCACCGCAAACTCGTGCTGGTCGGCAGGGGAGGATGGGGGTGCGAGGCGCTGATTGAAAGCATCCGGGGATCAGCCCGAAATGGGCAGGTGGTCTGGCTGAATGACGTCAACAGTATGGAGGAACTCAGATTTTTATACAGCGGGGCAGGAATCTTCCTGTTCCCCTCTCTGTATGAAGGTTACGGCATCCCGGTGCTCGAGGCCTTCGCGAGCGCGGTTCCCGTGATAACCTCCAATACGACCTCGCTTCCGGAGGTTTCGGGAGGCGCGGCGGTGGAAATCAACCCGGAATCCCTTGACGATCTCGTTTCGGCCATGGCCTGGCTGGCCACGGATGAGGCCGAGCGGTCAAGACGCATTGCCGCCGGGGTCCGCCGAGCCAGGGGGCTGACCTGGAACCATACGGTGGAGGGCACGCTGAAGGTCTATCAAAAGCTTCTTTAA
- a CDS encoding glycosyltransferase family 2 protein translates to MKLIIQIPCYNEAETLAVTLAELPRYVPGFDAVEWLIIDDGSLDNTVAVARANGVNHVIRHTRNQGLARAFMTGLDACIQLGADVIVNTDADNQYKADDIPALTRPILQQRAEIVVGSRPIQAIDHFSPVKKLLQKLGSRVVRFASKTDIPDAPSGFRAISRSAAQRLMVFNDYTYTLETIIQAGQKNMAILSVPVRVNEDLRPSRLVKSIPSYVKRSIVTIVRIFVVYRPFRFFGTIGSVLFSLGFVIGLRFLWYYFKGAGNGHVQSLILAALLMGMGFQTVLIAFIADLLAANRKLIEDIRFRVRAEEDVCANENPMQDLPVRENA, encoded by the coding sequence TTGAAGCTGATCATTCAGATACCTTGCTATAACGAGGCCGAAACACTTGCAGTGACCCTTGCTGAGCTTCCGCGCTACGTGCCTGGGTTTGATGCTGTCGAATGGTTGATCATCGACGACGGCAGTCTCGATAATACGGTAGCGGTGGCAAGAGCCAATGGGGTCAATCATGTCATTCGTCATACCCGTAACCAGGGCCTGGCCCGTGCTTTTATGACGGGACTGGATGCCTGCATCCAGTTGGGGGCCGATGTTATCGTCAATACCGATGCCGATAATCAGTACAAAGCCGATGACATTCCCGCTCTTACCCGGCCAATTCTTCAGCAGCGCGCAGAGATTGTAGTGGGCAGCCGCCCGATCCAGGCCATCGATCATTTTTCGCCTGTCAAGAAACTGCTGCAAAAACTGGGTAGCAGGGTGGTCCGTTTCGCCAGCAAAACCGATATTCCTGACGCTCCCAGCGGCTTTCGTGCCATCAGCCGCTCAGCGGCACAACGTCTCATGGTTTTCAACGATTACACCTATACCCTGGAAACAATCATCCAGGCTGGCCAGAAAAATATGGCGATTCTGTCCGTCCCTGTGAGAGTCAATGAGGATTTAAGACCTTCACGCCTGGTCAAAAGCATCCCGTCCTATGTCAAACGCAGTATCGTCACTATTGTTCGCATTTTTGTCGTTTACCGTCCCTTTCGGTTTTTTGGAACGATCGGGTCTGTTCTGTTTTCCTTGGGCTTTGTAATCGGTCTTCGGTTTCTTTGGTACTACTTCAAAGGTGCGGGTAATGGACATGTCCAGTCGCTCATTCTTGCTGCCCTGCTCATGGGTATGGGATTCCAGACCGTTCTGATCGCTTTCATCGCTGACCTGTTGGCGGCAAACCGAAAACTGATAGAAGATATTCGTTTTCGGGTGCGTGCTGAAGAAGATGTCTGTGCAAATGAAAATCCAATGCAGGATCTGCCTGTAAGGGAAAATGCATGA